Proteins found in one Bremerella volcania genomic segment:
- the secD gene encoding protein translocase subunit SecD codes for MQKSCTIFAVMLVLTLTVTLLTGVDFGLDAGGSSWLGSTAMAQDAPAPEVPVPTVNAAPAETPSPGSSQTFNVLGIILLTIVVPYILGFWLATAIRLPELSRKLGIIFASLVCSITICFLLWPPKFGIDLQGGVILVYEVDEQASLDLLASDTSENAAFDMTPEKQLEQGTAQLITQLQKRINPSGVSEVVIRPYGENQVEVIVPQAESADLDSIKRLITKAGVLDFMIVANKQDHDYLITRAEDEGQIGVTFVTDREGNRIGRWVRVDDDARGAVGEPNFANPNLTPYLNSQRHLVRGGGPGVPFEVLMRVERPEARLGGKHLSSSAVTRDEYGKPAVSFEFGVDGANRMGRLSQENLSEPNIPRKLGIVMDNFLISAPRINAMITDRGIITGDFTQQEVTDLVQVLRSGKLPVVLRKEPISEQKISATLGDDTIRKGQVAITVSLIAVLVFMAIYYRVAGLVACFALVFNLVLILAVMIAIKADLTLPGIAGLVLTVGMAVDANVLIYERIREEINGGATLRVALSNGFGKAMSTIVDANITTLITAAVLYRIGTDQVRGFAVTLFVGILMSMFTAIYVSRGIFDILEKKRILSTLKFMPSASSIGYDFIGKQKMAGMISLVVILVGMIGVGVRGKDIFDIDFNGGSSVQVFLEEPMPISEVRSKLTGVLPDLSVSAVTMEGYEDRIYKVDTSMAEYGQLGKVVITDRTGASAEVDLAGVETLSGIIERLAAAEVGVAVLQNTDGDGIEFQDETGADSGAMSVKNVDDKTQTADHLRMNFSTDALRYNTGAIPAGVEVVQDRISQVFTGPNGESLLVMHNMDFTPPATAAGAQGTPPVKVEAPETTPTTTEPMETAPEPEATEDKEDAPAETPEEKPETPEGDMQSLIAPVSSRLFAMLPWHVSLDVLLQDNGEEEVPATEKPAEEAPADEKPAEEEKPADAPAAEEKPMEEAPMADKPAEEPAAPMTEAPVADAPMPESPTEEAPATGPLGPLTSGAETPRFKTQTEMSFDEGISAETVRTLVNDAADSLRVARPEVALLDNEGKTLPVDSRVSQTTWTVKLSSAPDESAKILEQVSKKLDSTPVWPSSSKIGSKVAGDMQTMAILAIGFCLIGIVGYIWFRFQSVAFGVAAVVALVHDVLVTLGFIALSVWLAPVFGFLQVTEFKISLPVVAAFLTIIGYSLNDTIVIFDRIREVRGKSPDLTSEMVNISINQTLGRTLLTSLTTLIVVLILYFIGGEGIHSFSFSLVVGVIAGTYSTIFIACPVLIWLMNRDKGSKKVQA; via the coding sequence ATGCAGAAGAGTTGCACGATTTTTGCTGTCATGCTCGTGCTGACGCTGACCGTCACCTTGTTGACCGGCGTCGATTTCGGGCTGGACGCCGGCGGAAGTTCGTGGCTGGGCTCAACCGCGATGGCACAAGACGCGCCAGCGCCTGAAGTACCGGTCCCTACCGTCAATGCCGCACCAGCTGAAACGCCGAGTCCCGGAAGTTCACAGACATTCAACGTGCTGGGGATCATTCTCCTCACGATCGTGGTGCCGTACATCCTGGGCTTTTGGCTGGCGACCGCGATTCGCTTGCCGGAACTGAGCCGTAAGCTAGGCATTATTTTTGCCAGCCTGGTCTGTAGCATCACGATTTGCTTTCTGCTTTGGCCGCCCAAGTTCGGCATCGACCTGCAAGGTGGCGTCATTCTGGTTTACGAAGTCGACGAACAGGCCAGCTTGGATTTGCTCGCTTCGGATACCAGTGAGAACGCCGCGTTCGATATGACGCCGGAAAAACAGCTGGAACAAGGTACTGCTCAGCTGATTACGCAGCTGCAAAAGCGTATCAATCCGTCCGGTGTTTCCGAAGTCGTGATTCGTCCTTACGGCGAAAACCAAGTGGAAGTAATCGTGCCGCAGGCCGAATCGGCTGATCTCGACTCGATCAAGCGACTCATTACCAAGGCCGGTGTGCTCGATTTCATGATCGTGGCCAACAAGCAAGACCACGACTACCTGATCACGCGTGCCGAAGACGAAGGCCAGATCGGCGTGACATTCGTCACCGACCGCGAAGGCAACCGCATTGGCCGCTGGGTTCGCGTGGATGACGATGCCCGCGGTGCCGTGGGCGAACCCAACTTCGCCAATCCCAACTTGACGCCCTACCTCAACAGCCAACGTCACCTGGTGCGTGGCGGTGGTCCTGGCGTTCCGTTTGAAGTGTTGATGCGTGTCGAACGCCCGGAAGCTCGTCTGGGCGGTAAGCACCTTTCGTCGTCGGCCGTGACTCGAGACGAATATGGGAAGCCTGCGGTCTCCTTCGAATTTGGCGTCGATGGTGCCAACCGCATGGGTCGGCTGTCGCAAGAGAACCTGAGTGAACCCAACATCCCGCGTAAGCTTGGGATCGTGATGGATAACTTCCTGATCTCGGCTCCGCGAATCAACGCGATGATCACCGATCGCGGTATCATCACCGGCGATTTCACCCAGCAAGAGGTCACCGACCTGGTGCAGGTGCTTCGTAGCGGTAAGCTTCCGGTCGTGCTTCGCAAGGAACCGATCAGCGAGCAGAAAATCAGCGCCACGCTGGGTGACGACACGATCCGCAAGGGGCAGGTCGCCATCACGGTTTCGTTGATCGCCGTGTTGGTCTTCATGGCCATTTACTACCGCGTTGCCGGTTTGGTGGCTTGCTTCGCCCTGGTCTTCAACCTGGTATTGATCCTGGCCGTCATGATTGCCATCAAGGCTGACTTGACGCTGCCTGGTATTGCCGGTTTGGTGTTAACCGTCGGTATGGCGGTCGACGCGAACGTACTGATCTACGAGCGTATACGTGAAGAAATTAACGGCGGGGCAACGCTTCGAGTTGCTCTGTCCAATGGTTTCGGCAAAGCGATGTCGACCATTGTGGACGCCAATATTACGACGCTCATCACCGCCGCCGTGTTGTACCGCATCGGTACCGACCAGGTGCGTGGTTTTGCCGTGACGTTGTTCGTCGGTATTTTGATGAGTATGTTCACCGCGATTTACGTTTCGCGCGGCATTTTCGATATCCTCGAAAAGAAGCGTATCCTCTCGACGCTCAAGTTCATGCCGTCGGCCTCCAGCATTGGCTACGATTTCATCGGCAAGCAGAAAATGGCCGGGATGATTTCGCTGGTGGTGATTCTGGTTGGCATGATCGGCGTTGGCGTTCGTGGCAAGGATATCTTCGACATCGACTTCAACGGTGGTTCTTCGGTTCAGGTCTTCCTGGAAGAACCGATGCCGATCTCGGAAGTTCGCAGCAAGCTGACGGGCGTTCTGCCTGACCTCTCGGTGAGTGCCGTGACGATGGAAGGTTACGAAGATCGTATTTACAAGGTCGATACTTCGATGGCGGAATACGGTCAACTAGGCAAGGTCGTCATCACTGACCGTACCGGGGCTTCGGCCGAGGTAGACCTGGCTGGCGTGGAAACCCTGAGCGGAATCATCGAACGCCTGGCCGCCGCCGAGGTGGGCGTGGCGGTTCTGCAGAACACCGACGGCGACGGAATTGAGTTCCAGGACGAAACAGGTGCCGATTCAGGTGCGATGTCTGTCAAGAATGTCGATGACAAGACGCAGACGGCGGATCACCTGCGAATGAACTTCAGTACCGATGCCTTGCGATACAACACTGGCGCGATTCCAGCGGGCGTCGAAGTCGTGCAGGATCGGATCTCGCAGGTCTTTACCGGCCCCAATGGCGAAAGCTTGCTGGTGATGCATAACATGGACTTCACCCCACCAGCAACTGCCGCAGGGGCCCAGGGCACGCCGCCAGTCAAGGTCGAGGCCCCCGAAACGACGCCTACGACGACCGAGCCAATGGAGACGGCTCCGGAACCGGAAGCGACAGAAGACAAGGAGGACGCTCCTGCGGAAACTCCGGAAGAAAAGCCTGAGACTCCCGAAGGGGATATGCAGTCGTTGATCGCTCCAGTTTCTTCCCGCTTGTTCGCGATGTTGCCGTGGCATGTTTCACTAGACGTTCTGCTGCAAGACAACGGTGAAGAGGAAGTTCCGGCAACCGAAAAACCGGCTGAAGAAGCGCCCGCCGACGAAAAGCCAGCGGAAGAAGAAAAGCCAGCGGATGCACCAGCGGCGGAAGAGAAGCCGATGGAAGAAGCTCCGATGGCAGACAAGCCAGCTGAAGAGCCTGCCGCACCGATGACGGAAGCACCGGTTGCCGATGCGCCGATGCCCGAGTCGCCGACGGAAGAAGCCCCAGCGACCGGCCCGCTCGGTCCGCTGACCTCAGGTGCCGAAACTCCTCGTTTCAAGACGCAGACCGAAATGTCGTTCGACGAAGGGATCAGTGCCGAAACGGTCCGTACTTTGGTCAACGATGCAGCCGACAGCCTGCGAGTCGCTCGCCCGGAAGTTGCCCTGTTGGACAACGAAGGCAAGACGTTGCCGGTTGATAGCCGCGTCAGCCAAACGACTTGGACGGTCAAGCTTTCGTCGGCGCCTGACGAATCGGCCAAGATTCTGGAACAGGTCAGCAAGAAGCTCGATTCAACGCCAGTCTGGCCTTCGTCCAGCAAGATTGGCAGCAAGGTTGCCGGCGACATGCAGACCATGGCGATCCTGGCGATCGGTTTCTGTCTGATCGGGATCGTGGGTTACATCTGGTTCCGCTTCCAGAGCGTGGCCTTTGGCGTCGCCGCGGTGGTTGCTTTGGTGCACGACGTGTTGGTCACGCTGGGCTTTATTGCTCTGAGTGTCTGGTTGGCTCCTGTGTTTGGGTTCCTACAAGTGACGGAATTCAAGATCAGTCTGCCGGTGGTTGCGGCCTTCTTGACGATCATCGGTTACTCGCTGAACGATACGATCGTGATCTTCGACCGTATTCGCGAAGTCCGCGGCAAGAGCCCTGACCTGACCAGCGAGATGGTCAACATCAGCATCAACCAGACGCTGGGTCGTACCCTTTTGACCTCGCTCACCACGTTGATTGTGGTGCTCATCCTTTACTTCATTGGTGGTGAAGGAATTCATAGCTTCTCGTTCTCGTTGGTCGTCGGTGTGATTGCCGGTACGTACAGCACGATCTTTATCGCGTGCCCGGTACTGATCTGGTTGATGAACCGCGACAAGGGCTCGAAGAAGGTCCAAGCTTAA
- a CDS encoding alpha/beta hydrolase, producing MRLQILSLIVALCALSTLDLSILQAQAPAKPGVRREIPPPEAITVTTKDGVIIHGTYFGSNLGKKAIPVIMLPGWERSQKDLTGLALAMQKEGLAVLTVDLRGHGASKSIQGPGGQITEIDLERIRANDFDAFVTQDLEAVKSYLMQENNKGNLNIEMLTIIGCDFSATAALNFAAQDWSWPILPSIKQGQDVKGLILVSPPKTFKGFNANRALQTPVLKNELSLMIIAGEGDRTSFSDAKRIFSTIDKIRQKNVSDAKDRTVFFAGKPNSLEGTELLVDPRSNCLKDILFFTKVHLAELQANDPWTDRTTPLQ from the coding sequence ATGCGTTTGCAAATCCTCTCATTAATCGTCGCCTTGTGCGCATTGTCGACCCTCGACCTTTCGATCCTCCAGGCTCAGGCTCCGGCTAAGCCCGGCGTGCGAAGAGAAATTCCACCACCGGAAGCCATCACCGTGACCACCAAAGATGGTGTGATCATTCACGGGACTTACTTTGGCAGCAATCTCGGCAAGAAGGCGATCCCAGTCATCATGCTGCCGGGCTGGGAACGCAGCCAAAAGGACCTGACCGGTCTGGCACTCGCCATGCAGAAAGAAGGGTTGGCGGTGCTCACGGTCGACCTTCGCGGCCATGGCGCCAGCAAGTCGATTCAAGGACCAGGTGGTCAAATCACCGAGATCGACCTGGAACGCATTCGAGCCAACGATTTCGACGCATTTGTTACCCAAGATCTGGAAGCCGTGAAGAGCTACCTGATGCAAGAGAACAACAAGGGCAACCTGAATATCGAGATGCTCACGATCATTGGCTGCGACTTTAGTGCCACTGCAGCGTTGAACTTCGCTGCCCAAGACTGGAGTTGGCCGATTTTGCCCTCGATCAAGCAGGGGCAGGACGTGAAAGGCCTGATCCTTGTTTCGCCCCCGAAGACCTTTAAGGGCTTCAATGCCAATCGTGCACTTCAAACGCCGGTGCTTAAGAATGAGCTGTCGCTCATGATCATCGCCGGAGAAGGAGATCGCACGAGCTTCAGCGACGCCAAGCGTATCTTCAGCACGATTGACAAGATTCGTCAGAAGAACGTGAGCGATGCCAAAGACCGAACCGTCTTCTTCGCCGGCAAACCCAATTCGCTGGAAGGAACCGAACTTCTGGTCGATCCACGCTCGAATTGCCTGAAGGATATTCTGTTCTTCACCAAGGTTCACCTGGCGGAACTACAAGCCAACGATCCTTGGACCGACCGTACGACTCCGCTTCAGTAA
- a CDS encoding LysM peptidoglycan-binding domain-containing protein: MNGDSKFLTLAALGVIGLGSAMPYWSAWSAPDQAPPEVTTAQPAVSQTAAEPQFTAQQYWDQQVSRPDVVTLTPRGGQSMGLDNPAQIPSLSMDMQQATPVAARPILADVPINQVGTVSLASRVEDMDAPKTASHAVVPIEIPGSAKPLPPTMTSPVITTRQVMKPELPETQVQQQFTPLPRIAPPNHGASNSGSTITREHRVRDGDSLESIAEKYLGDPLLADTIFRANRSQLDTPDLLPIGVTLMIPSVSMEEAAPEVDGRLRPMTRLRPVSTAADVRGGDQPWTTLSPPGT, translated from the coding sequence ATGAACGGCGATTCCAAATTTCTTACCTTGGCCGCACTCGGAGTGATTGGCCTAGGTTCCGCCATGCCCTATTGGTCGGCATGGTCGGCTCCGGATCAGGCTCCGCCTGAAGTTACCACCGCCCAACCGGCGGTATCACAAACAGCGGCCGAACCTCAGTTCACCGCGCAGCAGTATTGGGATCAACAAGTATCCCGCCCCGATGTCGTGACGCTAACGCCTCGCGGTGGGCAAAGCATGGGGCTTGATAACCCTGCCCAGATTCCTTCCCTTTCGATGGACATGCAGCAAGCGACTCCGGTCGCTGCTCGGCCAATTCTGGCGGACGTGCCCATCAATCAAGTCGGTACCGTCTCGCTGGCTTCTCGCGTAGAAGACATGGACGCACCGAAGACTGCCTCGCATGCAGTGGTTCCGATCGAGATCCCCGGCTCAGCCAAACCGCTGCCGCCGACGATGACCTCGCCTGTGATCACGACGCGTCAGGTCATGAAGCCGGAACTGCCGGAGACGCAAGTCCAGCAGCAGTTCACTCCCCTACCCCGCATCGCGCCACCCAATCATGGTGCCAGTAACAGCGGATCGACGATAACGCGGGAGCACCGCGTAAGAGATGGTGACAGCCTGGAGTCGATCGCCGAGAAATACCTCGGCGATCCGCTCCTCGCGGATACAATCTTCCGAGCGAACCGCTCGCAACTCGATACCCCCGATCTACTGCCGATTGGCGTGACGCTGATGATTCCCAGTGTTTCGATGGAGGAAGCAGCCCCAGAGGTGGATGGGCGGCTCAGGCCGATGACACGCCTGCGTCCCGTTTCCACCGCTGCCGATGTGCGCGGTGGAGACCAGCCTTGGACGACGTTATCGCCGCCTGGAACTTAG
- the yajC gene encoding preprotein translocase subunit YajC encodes MFDLTAMPVHILAQEGGFANPLTWLPIVAILVLGYFMLIRPEQKKASDAQKMLEGIKKNDRVETIGGIIATVVSVKKDQQEVVLRLDDKSGTEMRVRMRAIATVLSREGKASDNAES; translated from the coding sequence ATGTTTGATTTGACGGCTATGCCGGTTCACATCTTAGCGCAAGAAGGCGGTTTCGCGAATCCTCTGACCTGGTTGCCCATCGTGGCCATTCTGGTGTTGGGTTACTTCATGTTGATCCGGCCGGAGCAAAAGAAAGCCTCCGATGCCCAGAAAATGCTGGAAGGGATCAAGAAGAATGACCGCGTGGAGACGATCGGAGGGATCATCGCCACCGTGGTTAGCGTGAAGAAAGACCAACAAGAGGTCGTGCTTCGCCTGGACGACAAGTCGGGCACAGAGATGCGGGTTCGCATGCGAGCGATCGCCACTGTTCTCTCACGCGAGGGAAAAGCGAGCGATAACGCCGAATCCTGA
- a CDS encoding PQQ-binding-like beta-propeller repeat protein: protein MHLIGTTGRALLAVTFCVLFAWQSVLADDWPQWMGPHRDDVYRESGVISSIPEEGLKVKWRVPISGGYAGPAVADGRVFVTDYLSESNEISNNPGARQDRQGKERVLAFDAKTGKPLWEYAYNRPYSISYAVGPRCTPTVDGELLYWMGAEGDLICLQVETGELAWRRSLVDDFGAEIPIWGCAGHPLVDGDLLYVMVGGEGQGVVALNKRTGEVQWKALDTKMGYAPPSIIEAAGKRQLIIYHPEGVASLNPKSGETYWEVPIEPAYEMSVARPMVDGNRMYASGIGNQSVMIELNQSEPGAKVLWHGEPKTSVYSGTSTPVFVDGVVYGSDCNVGSLIAVDAENGERLWTTFKATVPDETRFIKHGTAFVTRLGESDRYLLFSEVGDLLVAKMTKSGFESLGRFHVIDPTSEAFGRQVVWTHPAYANQTGFFRNDKELVAVDLSQK, encoded by the coding sequence ATGCATCTCATTGGCACTACTGGTCGAGCTCTGCTGGCTGTTACGTTTTGTGTCCTCTTCGCCTGGCAGTCTGTTCTGGCCGACGACTGGCCCCAATGGATGGGGCCGCACCGTGACGATGTGTATCGTGAGTCAGGCGTCATCAGTTCCATTCCCGAAGAGGGGTTGAAGGTGAAGTGGCGCGTTCCAATTTCCGGTGGTTATGCCGGCCCAGCGGTTGCTGATGGTCGAGTTTTCGTGACCGACTACCTTTCCGAGTCGAACGAGATCTCGAATAACCCTGGTGCTCGGCAAGATCGCCAAGGGAAAGAACGCGTGCTCGCGTTCGACGCCAAGACGGGCAAGCCGTTGTGGGAATATGCCTACAATCGTCCCTATTCCATTAGCTACGCCGTGGGACCGCGATGCACGCCGACCGTCGATGGTGAGCTGTTGTATTGGATGGGGGCCGAAGGAGATTTGATCTGCCTGCAGGTCGAAACGGGCGAGTTGGCCTGGCGCCGGAGCCTGGTAGATGACTTTGGAGCAGAGATCCCAATCTGGGGGTGCGCCGGACATCCGCTGGTAGATGGTGACCTTCTTTACGTCATGGTAGGTGGCGAGGGGCAAGGCGTCGTTGCCCTCAACAAGCGAACCGGCGAGGTGCAGTGGAAGGCACTCGACACGAAGATGGGCTATGCTCCGCCATCGATCATTGAAGCAGCTGGCAAGCGGCAACTGATCATCTATCACCCGGAAGGGGTGGCTTCGCTCAATCCGAAGTCAGGCGAGACGTACTGGGAAGTCCCGATCGAGCCTGCGTACGAGATGTCGGTAGCTCGCCCCATGGTCGACGGAAACCGCATGTATGCCAGCGGAATTGGTAACCAATCGGTCATGATTGAGCTAAACCAGAGCGAGCCAGGGGCGAAAGTGCTCTGGCATGGCGAGCCGAAGACTTCGGTCTACAGTGGCACCTCGACCCCTGTTTTTGTGGATGGAGTGGTCTATGGAAGCGACTGTAACGTCGGTAGCCTGATCGCCGTCGATGCTGAGAACGGAGAGCGTCTATGGACGACCTTCAAGGCGACGGTGCCGGACGAAACTCGGTTTATTAAGCATGGCACCGCTTTTGTGACCCGGCTCGGGGAGAGTGATCGATACCTTCTTTTCAGTGAAGTGGGGGATTTGCTGGTTGCCAAAATGACCAAAAGCGGTTTCGAGTCGCTCGGGCGTTTCCATGTGATTGATCCCACAAGCGAAGCGTTCGGTCGCCAGGTTGTCTGGACACACCCTGCTTATGCCAATCAAACGGGCTTTTTCCGCAACGACAAAGAACTGGTCGCGGTCGATTTGAGTCAAAAATAG
- a CDS encoding DUF2752 domain-containing protein — MAEAATISPLRWYQRILMGIGGSILAILLATAAWLTPSTRGMGTHQQLGLPPCTLVQLAGMRCPSCGMTTSWSHLMHGNVWGSLKANTAGCLLGFIALFLAPWMLSSAWLGRLTVSAPSDAVLITITILVVVVTLGDWLVRINF; from the coding sequence ATGGCTGAAGCGGCCACCATTTCACCACTTCGTTGGTATCAGCGAATCCTCATGGGAATTGGGGGAAGTATTTTAGCCATACTCCTGGCAACTGCCGCGTGGTTAACCCCGAGTACGCGAGGGATGGGCACGCACCAGCAGTTGGGGCTTCCGCCTTGTACGCTGGTCCAGTTAGCCGGCATGCGATGCCCTTCATGCGGAATGACCACCAGCTGGTCACACCTAATGCATGGCAACGTATGGGGTTCGCTCAAAGCGAATACGGCTGGCTGCCTACTGGGATTCATTGCTCTTTTCCTTGCCCCGTGGATGTTGAGTTCGGCCTGGCTGGGCAGGCTCACCGTCTCGGCTCCCAGCGACGCCGTGCTGATCACGATCACGATTCTGGTCGTCGTCGTCACGCTGGGAGACTGGTTAGTAAGAATCAATTTTTGA
- a CDS encoding PVC-type heme-binding CxxCH protein, giving the protein MMHRSLSIVVAQVILLTSTASWAWGQEDGSKAKSLDAANNEAVREHIRNFEGRGQTADFSVPALTPKQAQQAFVTPDDVTVKAALTEPEVRQPVCINFDERGRMWVVQYLQYPFPAGLKIVKYDEHLRAVFDKVPPAPPHHDRGADKITIHEDTDGDGSFDKHKTFVDGLNIATSALPGRGGVWVMNPPYLLFYPDENHDDAPDGDPEVHLSGFGLEDTHAVANSLTWGPDGWLYGAQGSTCWATVNVLKNPSQPPVHFKGQAIWRYHVESHQFEIFAEGGGNTFAVEFDAKGRLYSGHNGGNTRGFHYVEGGYYQKSWGKHGALTNPHAYGYFPAMKHAPVERFSHTLVKYESDTLPTRYHEHLIAPVPLHNYVAVSQMSPDGSTWQTKDQFHAMATDDIWFRPVDIKVGPDGCVYVADWCDTRLTHVDPRDTWDRARGRIWRIQPNDYAPRKPVNLRELSTKQLIEKLASPDKLTRQLAQRMLREKGNPAEANELIEKLPETEGQLALETLWAIHALDRFDIEVAQAALVHHDPYVRLWGIRLLSKDQAQALSERLFSLASSESHPEVCSQLASTAKRIPGPVGLEIAQRLASRNELASDPHIPLLTWWAIETHADDSSLAVKDLARSLSSTQIGGQIVLPRLAQRLAAVADNGSLLRLAQLIQATDDAALRTKLLEAVDEAFSGRKIDRLPEELREAIVASASGSSSAQLALLVRAGQNQAEQTAIAMITNEKTPSKERLKFIQLLGQVGSKEAQNSLLKLATSTSPEAIRIAAISSLGTFDEPNIARELLACYPEEPASIQSAIIDNVTARPVAAHQLLDAIEAKRVSQQAVSVDLLENLKLHGDKRLNDRIAKLWGATRATPAQLALQLEQAATLLKTGDGTAAEGKQLFTKRCGTCHKLHGEGADIGPDLTGYERTNLDFMLLSIVDPSAAIREEYTNYRVLTVDGRVLSGFLKNQDDKTITLQNADNPALVIPRDEIEAGPLAIDKSLMPDRLLEDLSATQIRDLFAYLQSAK; this is encoded by the coding sequence ATGATGCACCGAAGCCTTTCGATCGTCGTCGCCCAGGTTATCCTTCTTACAAGCACCGCCTCTTGGGCATGGGGCCAAGAGGACGGGTCCAAAGCGAAATCGCTGGACGCCGCCAACAACGAAGCCGTTCGCGAACACATCCGCAACTTTGAAGGTCGCGGGCAGACCGCTGACTTCTCGGTGCCGGCTCTGACCCCCAAGCAAGCGCAACAGGCATTCGTCACGCCGGATGACGTCACCGTCAAGGCAGCACTCACCGAGCCGGAAGTTCGTCAGCCGGTGTGTATCAACTTCGACGAGCGAGGACGCATGTGGGTGGTGCAGTACCTGCAATATCCTTTCCCGGCCGGGCTGAAAATTGTGAAGTACGACGAGCACCTGCGTGCCGTGTTCGATAAAGTTCCGCCGGCGCCACCCCATCACGATCGCGGCGCGGACAAAATCACGATTCATGAAGACACTGACGGCGACGGGTCATTCGATAAGCATAAAACGTTCGTCGACGGACTGAACATCGCCACCAGCGCCCTCCCAGGCCGCGGTGGCGTCTGGGTGATGAATCCGCCGTACTTGTTGTTCTATCCTGACGAAAACCACGATGACGCCCCCGATGGCGATCCTGAAGTTCATCTTTCTGGCTTTGGCCTGGAAGACACGCACGCCGTCGCTAACAGCTTGACTTGGGGTCCCGATGGCTGGCTTTACGGGGCCCAAGGAAGCACGTGTTGGGCGACGGTCAACGTGCTCAAGAATCCTTCGCAACCGCCTGTTCATTTCAAAGGGCAGGCCATTTGGCGATACCACGTGGAAAGCCACCAGTTCGAGATCTTCGCCGAAGGGGGCGGCAATACGTTCGCCGTCGAGTTCGATGCCAAGGGTCGGCTCTACTCCGGGCACAACGGCGGCAACACGCGTGGCTTTCACTACGTCGAAGGGGGCTACTATCAGAAGAGTTGGGGCAAGCATGGGGCCCTTACCAACCCGCACGCGTACGGCTACTTCCCGGCGATGAAACACGCACCCGTCGAGCGTTTCAGCCATACTCTGGTTAAATACGAAAGCGACACGTTGCCGACGCGTTACCACGAACACCTCATCGCCCCGGTTCCGCTTCACAACTATGTTGCCGTCTCGCAGATGTCGCCAGACGGGTCAACCTGGCAGACCAAAGATCAGTTTCATGCGATGGCGACCGATGACATTTGGTTTCGACCAGTCGATATCAAGGTGGGACCTGATGGATGCGTCTATGTCGCAGACTGGTGCGACACACGGCTGACGCACGTCGATCCGCGGGATACATGGGATCGGGCACGGGGAAGAATCTGGCGAATCCAACCCAACGATTACGCACCGCGAAAACCAGTTAATTTGCGAGAGCTATCGACCAAACAGCTTATTGAAAAACTAGCCAGCCCTGACAAGCTGACGCGGCAACTTGCGCAGCGCATGCTGCGTGAAAAGGGAAATCCCGCGGAAGCAAATGAACTGATCGAGAAGCTCCCTGAGACCGAAGGGCAACTCGCGCTCGAGACTCTTTGGGCCATTCACGCGCTGGATCGTTTCGACATCGAAGTCGCCCAGGCGGCGCTGGTCCATCACGATCCGTACGTTCGACTGTGGGGCATTCGGCTTCTATCGAAGGATCAAGCTCAGGCCCTGTCGGAAAGACTGTTTTCCCTGGCCTCAAGCGAATCGCATCCGGAAGTATGCAGTCAGCTGGCATCCACGGCGAAACGAATTCCCGGCCCGGTTGGCCTGGAAATCGCTCAGCGACTGGCGTCGCGCAACGAACTCGCTTCCGATCCCCACATTCCGCTTCTTACCTGGTGGGCGATCGAAACGCATGCCGATGATTCTTCTTTGGCGGTCAAGGACCTCGCCCGTTCGTTATCCTCGACGCAGATCGGCGGACAGATCGTTCTGCCGCGACTTGCTCAGCGCCTGGCCGCGGTGGCCGATAACGGAAGCCTACTCAGGCTTGCTCAACTCATTCAAGCCACGGACGACGCAGCACTTCGTACCAAACTGCTGGAAGCGGTCGACGAAGCGTTCTCCGGCAGGAAGATTGATCGCCTGCCAGAGGAGTTGCGCGAAGCGATTGTTGCCTCGGCGTCGGGAAGCTCATCGGCTCAATTGGCCCTTCTCGTTCGAGCAGGCCAGAATCAGGCGGAACAAACGGCGATCGCGATGATCACTAACGAGAAGACGCCATCCAAAGAGCGATTGAAGTTTATTCAGCTCCTCGGACAGGTCGGCTCGAAAGAGGCACAAAACTCCCTACTGAAACTGGCGACCTCGACCTCGCCGGAGGCGATACGAATTGCTGCGATCAGTTCTCTAGGCACATTCGACGAACCCAACATCGCCCGCGAATTGCTTGCCTGCTACCCAGAGGAACCGGCATCGATTCAATCGGCAATTATCGATAACGTGACGGCCCGTCCGGTGGCCGCTCACCAGCTACTCGATGCGATTGAAGCAAAGCGAGTATCCCAACAGGCCGTTTCGGTTGACCTTCTGGAGAACCTGAAACTGCACGGCGATAAGAGACTGAACGATCGAATTGCCAAGCTGTGGGGAGCGACGAGAGCCACTCCCGCCCAGTTGGCTTTACAACTCGAACAAGCGGCCACATTGCTGAAAACGGGGGACGGCACCGCTGCGGAAGGAAAGCAGCTGTTCACCAAACGGTGCGGCACGTGCCACAAGCTGCATGGCGAAGGGGCCGACATCGGTCCTGATTTGACAGGCTACGAACGGACCAATCTTGACTTCATGCTGCTTTCTATCGTTGACCCGAGCGCCGCGATCCGCGAAGAGTACACCAACTACCGCGTTCTGACGGTCGATGGCCGTGTGCTGTCTGGCTTCCTGAAAAACCAGGACGACAAGACGATCACCCTTCAGAACGCGGACAACCCCGCACTGGTCATCCCGCGTGACGAAATCGAAGCCGGTCCCCTGGCGATCGACAAATCGTTGATGCCCGATCGCCTTCTCGAAGACCTAAGCGCTACGCAAATCCGCGATTTATTTGCCTATCTGCAAAGCGCGAAGTGA